A DNA window from Streptomyces sp. B21-083 contains the following coding sequences:
- a CDS encoding RNA-binding S4 domain-containing protein has protein sequence MASGRAPEDADTEGSAHTEDGTVAGSAPASPAVAAADAARPASGESVRIDSWIWSVRLVKTRSMGASACRGGHVRVNGERVKPAYAVRVGDEVRYRHAGHERIVVVKRLIRKRVGAPVAVECYVDNSPPPPPREAVAPAGIRDRGTGRPTKRDRREMERLRGITGPDDDS, from the coding sequence ATGGCATCTGGCAGGGCTCCCGAGGACGCGGACACCGAAGGCAGCGCGCACACCGAGGACGGCACCGTGGCAGGCTCCGCGCCGGCCTCCCCTGCGGTGGCCGCGGCCGACGCCGCCCGTCCGGCGAGCGGTGAGAGCGTCCGTATCGACAGCTGGATCTGGTCCGTGCGTCTCGTCAAGACCCGTTCCATGGGCGCGAGCGCCTGCCGAGGCGGCCACGTACGCGTCAACGGCGAGCGTGTGAAGCCCGCGTACGCCGTGCGTGTCGGCGACGAGGTTCGCTACCGCCACGCCGGTCACGAGCGGATCGTCGTGGTGAAACGTCTGATCCGCAAGCGGGTCGGAGCCCCGGTGGCCGTCGAGTGCTACGTCGACAACAGCCCTCCGCCGCCGCCCCGCGAGGCGGTCGCCCCGGCCGGCATCCGCGACCGCGGCACGGGCCGCCCGACGAAGCGTGACCGCCGCGAGATGGAACGCCTCCGAGGCATCACCGGACCCGACGACGACTCGTAG